A single genomic interval of Terriglobus albidus harbors:
- a CDS encoding P-II family nitrogen regulator: protein MLKIEAVIQPGKLDAVKDALVEIGVQGMTILEARGHGRQKGHTEFYRGREYSVDLLPKIKIETVVADDIAEKAINAIIAAAQTGKIGDGKIFVSRVEEVIRIRNEERGEIAI, encoded by the coding sequence ATGCTGAAGATTGAAGCGGTGATTCAACCCGGAAAACTGGATGCAGTAAAAGACGCTCTGGTCGAGATTGGCGTGCAGGGAATGACTATCCTGGAAGCACGCGGCCACGGCCGTCAGAAGGGCCACACGGAGTTCTATCGCGGCCGCGAATACTCCGTGGACCTGCTCCCAAAGATCAAGATCGAAACCGTTGTTGCTGACGATATTGCCGAGAAGGCAATTAACGCCATCATCGCGGCCGCCCAGACCGGCAAGATCGGCGATGGAAAGATCTTCGTCTCTCGCGTGGAAGAGGTAATCCGGATTCGTAACGAAGAACGCGGTGAGATTGCCATCTAA
- a CDS encoding ammonium transporter, which yields MRLRSVKVYLAVLLGLVLATAPAFGQAASTPKVDSGDNSWMLVSSALVLMMSGPGLALFYGGLVRKKNVLGTFMQTFAMMAVITVLWAVVMYSLAFGHGNAFIGGFQHLFLKNVGLAPNPTYAATIPEQTFMVYQLMFAIITPALITGAFAERMKFSAMVVFSILWALFVYSPMAHMVWGEGGLLNAALGGKFPCLDFAGGTVVHVTSGVSALVTAIYLGKRIGFPKEPMPPHSVVLSFIGACLLWVGWFGFNAGSALASGTLATSAFVATHFGAAAAALGWLAAEWFRNGKPSALGGISGAVAGLVAITPAAGFVTPMSALAIGAIAGVFCFYMVVKVKTIFGYDDSLDAFGVHGAGGTLGAILTGIFANSSINPLLGAGKATGFFEGNHTQVLNQAIGVGLAWGISIVGTLILLFIVDKLIGLRVSPEDEAIGLDLSQHGEEGYHAEASAH from the coding sequence ATGCGTCTTCGTAGTGTGAAAGTGTATCTAGCGGTGCTTTTGGGGCTGGTTCTGGCGACCGCTCCTGCATTTGGACAGGCAGCAAGCACTCCCAAAGTCGACTCTGGCGACAATAGCTGGATGCTGGTCAGCTCCGCTTTGGTGCTGATGATGAGCGGTCCCGGCCTTGCGCTCTTTTACGGCGGTCTGGTGCGTAAGAAGAATGTACTTGGCACATTCATGCAGACCTTCGCCATGATGGCGGTGATCACGGTTCTTTGGGCCGTGGTGATGTACTCGCTTGCTTTCGGTCATGGAAATGCCTTTATTGGCGGCTTCCAACACCTCTTTCTCAAAAACGTGGGCCTCGCGCCGAATCCGACCTACGCTGCGACGATTCCCGAGCAGACCTTCATGGTCTATCAGCTCATGTTCGCCATCATTACCCCGGCGCTCATCACCGGCGCCTTTGCAGAGCGCATGAAGTTCTCTGCCATGGTGGTCTTCAGCATTCTCTGGGCGCTCTTTGTCTACTCGCCAATGGCCCATATGGTCTGGGGTGAGGGTGGTCTGCTGAACGCAGCTCTCGGCGGTAAGTTCCCATGCCTGGACTTTGCCGGCGGCACAGTGGTGCACGTGACATCCGGTGTCTCGGCGCTGGTGACAGCTATCTATCTTGGCAAGCGCATCGGCTTCCCCAAGGAGCCTATGCCGCCGCACTCGGTGGTCCTCAGCTTTATCGGCGCCTGTCTCCTGTGGGTGGGTTGGTTCGGCTTCAACGCCGGCTCCGCTCTGGCCTCCGGTACCCTGGCAACTTCCGCCTTTGTAGCGACGCACTTTGGCGCTGCGGCTGCCGCGCTGGGCTGGCTGGCCGCGGAGTGGTTCCGTAACGGTAAGCCTTCCGCTCTGGGCGGTATCTCCGGCGCCGTTGCCGGCCTGGTTGCCATTACTCCGGCAGCTGGCTTTGTAACCCCGATGAGCGCTCTGGCCATCGGCGCTATTGCCGGTGTCTTCTGCTTCTACATGGTGGTGAAGGTAAAGACCATCTTCGGTTACGACGACTCTCTCGACGCTTTCGGCGTCCACGGCGCTGGCGGAACGCTGGGCGCCATTCTGACCGGTATCTTCGCCAACAGCTCCATCAATCCGCTGCTCGGAGCAGGGAAGGCAACGGGCTTCTTTGAGGGCAACCACACGCAGGTCCTCAACCAGGCCATTGGTGTGGGGCTGGCGTGGGGTATCTCTATCGTCGGAACTCTCATCCTGCTCTTCATTGTTGATAAGCTGATTGGTCTGCGGGTTTCGCCGGAAGATGAGGCGATTGGCCTTGACCTGTCGCAGCACGGTGAAGAGGGCTACCACGCAGAGGCTTCGGCGCACTAA